One genomic window of Leptospira saintgironsiae includes the following:
- a CDS encoding glycosyltransferase family 2 protein, translating to MPAKPPLLSLVIPVYNEEKTIPELVKRLRGLLTILKEKHRFGKEDTEILFVNDGSRDGTFDVLKKFCESEPGFFLLNLSRNYGHQLAITAGIDTARGETVAVMDGDLQDPPEFVADLYAKMSEGFDVVYARRKKREGESFFKLITAHVFYRILKKLTRFEIPIDTGDFRIMSRRVTNVLVSMKEQHRYIRGLIAWIGFRQTGLEYDRDERFDGETKFSVSKMLKFALDGITSFSSAPLKFSSYLGFTSAFFGALYTIYILYLKLFTDNTIQGWTSVMIVALVLGGIQLIALGMIGEYLSRVHDQSKNRPLYVIEKIYSSKPKSKK from the coding sequence ATGCCCGCAAAGCCTCCTCTTTTATCCCTAGTCATTCCCGTTTATAACGAGGAAAAAACCATCCCCGAACTTGTGAAAAGACTTCGGGGCCTTCTCACTATCTTGAAAGAAAAACATCGCTTCGGAAAAGAAGATACAGAAATTCTTTTTGTAAACGATGGCTCAAGAGATGGAACCTTCGATGTATTAAAAAAATTCTGCGAATCCGAGCCAGGTTTTTTTCTTCTGAACTTATCCAGAAATTACGGACACCAATTGGCGATCACTGCAGGGATCGATACTGCAAGAGGCGAAACAGTTGCTGTAATGGATGGAGATCTTCAAGACCCTCCAGAATTTGTCGCAGACCTTTATGCAAAAATGTCAGAAGGTTTTGATGTTGTCTATGCAAGAAGAAAGAAAAGAGAAGGTGAATCTTTTTTCAAACTGATTACTGCTCACGTATTCTATAGAATACTAAAAAAGCTGACCAGATTTGAGATCCCAATCGATACGGGAGATTTCAGGATCATGAGCAGAAGGGTGACTAATGTTCTAGTCTCCATGAAAGAACAACATCGTTATATCCGAGGATTGATCGCTTGGATCGGTTTCAGACAAACAGGTTTGGAATACGATAGAGACGAACGTTTTGACGGAGAGACCAAATTTTCAGTCAGTAAGATGCTTAAGTTTGCTTTGGATGGAATTACGTCCTTTTCCTCTGCCCCTCTTAAATTTTCTTCTTATTTAGGATTTACTTCAGCGTTTTTCGGAGCGCTGTATACTATCTATATTCTGTATTTAAAACTTTTTACTGATAATACAATCCAAGGCTGGACCTCAGTCATGATCGTAGCATTGGTATTAGGTGGAATACAACTCATTGCGTTAGGTATGATAGGCGAATACCTAAGCAGAGTACATGATCAATCCAAGAATCGCCCTCTGTATGTGATCGAAAAGATCTACTCTTCAAAACCAAAAAGTAAAAAATGA
- a CDS encoding STAS domain-containing protein has translation MKIKVTTKNDVHIIKIEGPIKAGNEFELGQKIEEYISKGDVPKFIIDLKKVPFINSAGLGMFLNIYKHIDGLKGRMVFTNLNNDIENLMEITKLASIFEIYKTLEEAIESFEY, from the coding sequence ATGAAAATCAAAGTCACCACTAAAAACGACGTTCACATCATCAAGATCGAAGGCCCGATCAAAGCGGGCAATGAATTCGAACTTGGTCAAAAAATCGAGGAGTATATCTCGAAAGGTGACGTTCCGAAGTTTATCATCGACCTGAAAAAAGTTCCTTTCATCAACTCAGCCGGTTTGGGGATGTTCCTTAACATCTACAAACATATCGACGGTTTGAAAGGTCGCATGGTATTCACCAATTTGAATAACGATATCGAAAATCTAATGGAGATTACAAAGTTAGCCAGCATTTTCGAGATCTACAAAACGCTGGAAGAGGCTATCGAATCCTTCGAGTACTAG